The Tursiops truncatus isolate mTurTru1 chromosome X, mTurTru1.mat.Y, whole genome shotgun sequence DNA segment CAGGATGCCCCAGCAGGCCCCGGGACCCAGAATTCAGAGCTCCAGGATCCCCCAAATGCTCAGGAGCTCCAGGAGGCACCAAAATGCCAGGACACTTCAACTCACCTGGAGTCCCTTGAGTTTCTTGCCCCCCAGGAGCTCCAGGATCCTTCAGATGTCCAGGAGTTCCTAGGACTCTTAACAGCCAAGGAGTCCCTGGACAGCCTAACAGCTGCTGAAACATCAGCAGCTTCAGAGTTTCCACAGTCTTCCAATGGGTTAGAGGCTGAAGCTTTCCCTCTAGAATACCCTTTAGCCTTCAATGGGGATGCCCAGAAGCTTCCTGAGTTTCTGGTTCAATTGAATAGCTACATGAGAGTCAGAGGGCACCTGTATCCCACCGAAGCAGCTCTGGTAAGCTTTGTTGGCAACTGCTTCTCAGGTGAAGCAGGAAAGTGGTTCCAGCCCTTAGCAGATATCCAAAGTCCCTTGCTGGAGCAATTTGAAAGTTTCATACAAGTGCTCCAGGATACTTTTGACAATCCAGAAAACATGGAAGATGCCAACCACCGCATCCGTAAGCTCTGCCAAGGGGAGGACCATGTCCACCAGTATGCGACCCACTTCCACATCATTGCTCAAGAGCTAAACTGGGATGAAAGCACTCTCTGCATCCAATTTCAGGAAGGGCTTGCCAGTTCTATACGAGATGAACTGTCTCACACAAACCCAGCCACCAACCTATCTGACCTGATTACCCAATGCATCACACTAGAAGAGAAGTTAAGTGGTAAGCCTGATCTAAGTCCACAAGAGGCAAGTCCATCTCAGGAGAAAGCTGGGTTTGATAGTCCACCAGCTGAAAACCATCCTGTGCAGGCTTCAAGCAATCGCCCACACCTCAGTGAAGCCGAACGAGCCCGCCGCCGTGAAGGCCACTTGTGCCTCTACTGTGGTTATCCTGGTCATTTCGCCAGAAATTGCCCTGTCAAGCCTCATCGTGCCCAGCAGGCGGGAAACATCGAGGCCCGGCGGTAAGGGGGAACCCGGGCGGGCCAATCTACAAATATGCCTCCCCCTCACTTCCAATATCTATGTCTCGTACTCTATGGCTTACTGTTGAAATCCGACTGGGAAGACGACAGTTTTTCGAGCAAGCTATGGTGGATTCAGGCTCCTACAGAAACAGCATTGACCATTCTGTGGTTCTTCGAGAGAAGCTGCCCATCCGCAATAACATCTTTCCTCTGATGCTCGAAACCGTAGATGGCCGTCCGTTGATTAATGGACCCATAACCAAGGAAACACCACCTGTTGAAGTTAAAATTGGAAACCACGTTGAAGAGCTCCAGTTTGACATTATTCATGCACCAAGGTACCCTCTGATTCTTGGAATCCACTGGCTTGAAACACATGATCCTAACATCGAGTGGAGTACCCGCACTGTGTCCTTTCCATCCCGTTATTGTCACTACAATTGCTTCAGGCACAGGTGGAATAGAAGACGACGTGACGAAATAATTGCTGGGTAGATCCTATGTCCTAGTGACTGCTCCTAGCAACCTGTCTTCTGTTACCTCAGCTGTCATCAGCGTTTGCTGCTCCCGGAATCTTCCACTGAATCTCTGGCAATGAACTAAGGCTACCTGTACAACAACCCTGCCTCTCGGATCATGGACTTAACCTGACGACTttgagctgctttttttttccgCCAACCCTGCATGCCCCCCTCTTTGAACCCTGCATTAATGTGGGGGTGTTTTAATTACAATTTATACTAACAATATGCATGAGAGTAGATAATAGAAACTAACATTGAAAAAGTATAGTTGTTAGACCGATTTGATTTTTTCCTTATCAAGATTTTCTTTATCACAATTGCAACAtcttttcaataaagaaaataaatttgcaagtgatattttttaaaattcaataaacatgGGCAACTTCTACTAGTGTTTTAATTCTTTATTGGATTAGCTGAGGGAAGAGAATAAGACAGAAGtaagttgggagggagggagggaattggAAGAGTCTCAAAGCTTGAATATTCCAGGAGTAATGACAGGTCAGTGAGTGATGGGGTATAGGGAGATGGAGAAAGTAGGGGGCTGGTTGGAGTGGAGGGAGATTGAATGAGGTATGGAGGGATTAGAGAGAGGATAGAGGGAAAGTTGAGAAGAAGGTCTGGGGGAAATTGAAAGGAGGTTGAAAAGGGTTCAGGGGAGAGCTagagggcaggggtgtggggaggggtaaATTCCTACAAAAATAAAGGGTGCACTGACAGAGACACTGAGCAGCTTTGAAAGCAACCTTCTTGGACTTCATAAGTTAACCAAAGAAAGGCCCTGGAGAAGGTAATAAGACCCCTCAGTGACCCAGCTTTCCTGGTAAAGTGACAAGATCTTATTCCCTGCAGCAGGAAAATTTGCCCTAGAGCTTATGCATGTTAATCTGTTCTTGTCGGTGCACAGGAGTAGGGTGGAAGGAATCAGCTTTCAACACATGCAGATCATTAGTAGCCAACTGTACGTGCTCTGCTAGCCATGCTGCTTGCATGACACACAGGAAGAGTCAAGTCAAGGAACTTATGTTCTTATGGACCTGAGAGGGGCTATTGTCCTGACTTAAATCACACAAACAGACAAACTACAGGGTTGTAGGGATGGATGGAGGGGGCTGGATCTCCAGGTCTCCAGGAATTTCCAGAGATATGAGGAGTATGTTTCCTCTGTGTTTCCAACTCTCCTTTGGGAGTCTTTTACTGAGGCCACTTGAAGGAGATTTTGCCTCTTACTTAGACAAATAATCAAATATATGATCATAACCCTAGAAGGAGATAGGTGAGGAACTTACCATTCATTGAGCCCCTAATATCTTCCAGCTACATCAGGCATATTATACTCATtaattgtttccttatttctcagaACAACCCAGTGAAGTAGGTATGCTTGCTCCTATTTTATCAATGAGCAACCAGAGCTCCAGCAAATCTAGttcacttgcccaaagtcataagGCTAGCAAGTAGTGGAGGCCTTTTAGGCTTTTGGAGCCTCTGCCCTTTCCCCTATAGCATGCCAATATCCATAATGCGGTGTTGAGAAACAAACAATGTTGTGGCAGCAGAGACTGAAGTTAGATAACCTTAAAAAGTAGaggaaaactcagaagaaaaattGCAGGGACCATTTGAAAAGTAATTCTGTTTCCCCAGTTCCCTTGATCTCACCCCAACCCCTTCACACCCCAAACTTCCCTTTGAACCTCTTGGAGAACCTCCTTTTTACTAGTGgtattttttcatgaaaattgGAAGTCCATGAGCAGTCATTTACCTGTAGGACATGTGCACTAACTAGCAGCATGTGTAACACCCCTTAGATTGTCTACCTAGCCACTTCCATTACCAATCCAAATCCTCTGCAGCCTTAAATTCTACATCTTCTAGTCTCACtggcttcctctttcttccctgaaCAGTCTAACATATTTCTTCATTATATACCTCCTTGTGGTATGTGGGGACATTTCTTAGGTATATGTACTATATCTCCCCAACCtaaccccccccacacacaaatacTTAGCCTGGGTGCAGAGACAGAATCTTCTACATGCCTACATTTAACAACATAGCCtaatacagtgcctggtacataaaaGTTCTCCAAAGTGACTGATTCAATGACACTGAATTATCGTTACCCAGAGAAGGGTGCTCATTTACACATCAtgggattttcttattttttttctcctactcaATTGCTCATCTCTACCACCAAAACCCAACACTAGTTGTCAATGTAGAATTCAAGACAAAAAAGTTGTAAGCctctataaaggaaaaataccTTCTATTTGTCAAACTACCTGAAGCTAGGAAGACCAACTGTGTTGGTTTCCCCAGGACTGAGAGGATTCATGGGACACAAGACTTTCTGTGTTAAAACTGGGacagttctgggaaaactgggatGGTTGGTCAACCTACCTGGGCTCTAAATTTTTCTATCTGGCTGCAGAGGCTTATTTAACTACAgtacatttttttatttcaggaaaaggaTCAATTATTTAAtcatagaatcacagaatttatGAGTTGTAAAAGACTCAAGAAGTCTATTCcctaaattttacaaataaaggagCTGAGAAGACTCAGAGAAAGGAAAGTTACTTAACATAGCTCAGCATTACCTGGATCTCCTGACTCCAAATCCAGTGTTCTTTTCACCATAAGCTACAATTCTAACTCAGTAGTTAAAACTCGAGTATGTAGCCAGCACTGAGCTAGGTACTGTGGACAGTGTCTAAAGTATAACATGAGAGGTTTACAATGTGATCAAGGAGAAAAATTTGGCAGGCATTAGACAGTTAGCATAGATAATCAAATGTGTGGTGGTATCAAATATACCAAACTAAAACATTGTACAAGCTGATAAAACTAACaataataactaccatttaaTGAGCACTTGGATTTTGCCAGCTAGGTAATTTATGTATTTGCAACTGtcttcaaggtagattttattagCCCCATTATACAAATCAAAGAAGTGAAGCTCACTGAGGTGAGGttacttgccaaaggtcacactgCTAGGAATTGGTGGGTGCTAAAAACAAACCCTGATCTGTTTCACTCCAAAGCTGAAGTTCTATCCAATACACCACACTGGTTCTCAGGCTGAATGACCTTTACtctttaacaatatttttaacactatttaacaatattttttcacTAGACATGAGTTCTACTAcgttagaaaaatatattaatttgttaatgcattcatttatttattaattcaacaagcaCTTACTGAATGTTTTCTGTGTGTCAGACACAGGCATGGGAGAAGAGgatgaaaaaggaagaggaagagaggtaCAAAGATATCTACCGTATGACTCATGGTTCTTGCTCTGACCAAAATTTAATGGGGGAAGCTATTGTGTAACACAGTACTGTGGCATACAGAGGAGAGAGCACTAACTCTGTTATAGGCTGGAAAAGTGTGTCTTGAGTTGGGTCTTGAATGAATCTGATTGGAAACAAGTGGGAGGGCAGGGCTTTCTATATTGAGTAAAGTGTAcacaaaaaaaagcaagttggagGGCAAATCACAGTGTCTTTAGAAAAGATAGTTCTATTTCACTGGCGAGTAGGGGTGTATGTGCACATCTGTGTAGGGTGGGGGTGTGTAGGTGGGGAGATGAAGATTAACAAGGAAGTTGGAAGTTCCTATCGACCTAAGATGTTCAAACTTTATCTTGTGGGCAATTTGGACTggagtctttgtttttctttttcttttttttccccgtATTAGATTTGGGTGTGTTTCCTCTCTCTTGCTGCAAAGTTATGCACACTCACTgtaaaaaattcatatatatcacatgtttataaaataaaagtagaagtttctccttcctctttgccCGTTATCTCACAAATTAGGAGgtttttaagtggaaaagaaacgTGATTAGTTTATATTTTAGGAATTTGACAGTGTGATGTGGAAAATGATAAGGGAGAACGTGACAAAGTACCCCCATTCTTTTTTACCTTCTTAGATTTTATGAAGATGGATCAAACCATCAaaggtaaaatattaaaagtaaattaagcccagttttcttcaaatatttattttgagtttttattatgaGCAAGACAATGAAATATGCACAAACATAAATGAACAATGTCCCTTCCAGCAAAACTTCTACAGTCTAGTAACAGATAAATGTTCATGAATTATAAGAAACTACCTTTCCATTTGGggcttttcagttttaaattttaaagactttaaCTGGAGaggtttttctgaaaaaatatattctgcaATATCTGGcacagataaagagaaaacaGCTAACTTTAGCTAACTTTTTTAGCTAACTTCCTTCTTTAGCTAACTTTTCTAAGTTTAAACTTTAACAGGAAAAGCTATACATTTTAGTAGCTTCTCTTTctagtttgttttcttaacaaatatttcatatttcatgcTATTAAAGTATGCCTGGAGTAGTCATGGTCATTCCATAGAAGGATTTATACATGCTCCAGTTCTTAAAGTACCTGTATATTTCtaaagttatgtttttaaaaggtttttttttaacatctttattgg contains these protein-coding regions:
- the RTL3 gene encoding retrotransposon Gag-like protein 3, whose protein sequence is MVEDLAASYIALKLENEILQAQVQRLMEENAALQSQIPELQKPQAAKEDEPLQKHSEAQETQRPPETLDFPAALEPQEPPEVKEPQKPRESQDLPSWEPSAAQEPQKSLEPPADPESLEPPATQDPQAPPMVHELPTEFKEVQEPPDTQDAPAGPGTQNSELQDPPNAQELQEAPKCQDTSTHLESLEFLAPQELQDPSDVQEFLGLLTAKESLDSLTAAETSAASEFPQSSNGLEAEAFPLEYPLAFNGDAQKLPEFLVQLNSYMRVRGHLYPTEAALVSFVGNCFSGEAGKWFQPLADIQSPLLEQFESFIQVLQDTFDNPENMEDANHRIRKLCQGEDHVHQYATHFHIIAQELNWDESTLCIQFQEGLASSIRDELSHTNPATNLSDLITQCITLEEKLSGKPDLSPQEASPSQEKAGFDSPPAENHPVQASSNRPHLSEAERARRREGHLCLYCGYPGHFARNCPVKPHRAQQAGNIEARR